A stretch of Natator depressus isolate rNatDep1 chromosome 2, rNatDep2.hap1, whole genome shotgun sequence DNA encodes these proteins:
- the LOC141981653 gene encoding C-C chemokine receptor type 5-like: MNTSTSELEMETQTTTYYYEQDDAAPCSNDVKQFASLFLPPLYSLVLIFGLVGNALVVLILIKYKRLRSMTDIYLLNLAISDLLFILSLPFWAYYAGHEWDFGNAMCKILSGVYYAGFYSGMFFIILLTIDRYLAIVHAVFALKARTVTYGILTSVVVWGVAILASLPGLIFHSVQKEGPHWTCSSHYPSNYEKEWKQFLILKMNILGLVIPFVIMIFCYIEIIKILLRRRNEKKHKAVRLIFILMIVYFLFWAPYNIIVLLYTFQDSFSLNNCKSSSQLELAIQVTEAIAMFHSCVNPVIYAFAGEKFRKYLYTSFQKDISIYLCKPCPALHGDKLERVSSTYTPSTAEHDISIGL, encoded by the coding sequence ATGAACACTTCTACTagtgaactggagatggagacaCAGACAACAACGTATTACTATGAACAGGATGATGCAGCACCATGTTCAAATGACGTCAAACAATTTGCATCCCTGTTTCTGCCCCCGCTGTACTCCTTGGTGCTGATATTTGGCCTGGTGGGCAATGCGCTAGTTGtgctgatcctgataaaatacaAGAGGCTGAGAAGCATGACTGACATCTATCTGCTGAATCTGGCAATTTCCGATTTGCTTTTTATTCTTTCCCTGCCATTTTGGGCTTACTACGCAGGACATGAGTGGGATTTTGGAAATGCAATGTGTAAAATTCTTTCAGGGGTCTATTATGCTGGCTTCTACAGTGGAATGTTTTTCATAATACTTTTGACAATAGATAGATATCTGGCCATTGTCCATGCAGTGTTTGCTTTAAAAGCTAGGACAGTTACCTATGGCATCCTCACAAGTGTTGTCGTTTGGGGTGTTGCAATATTAGCCTCTCTTCCAGGGTTAATATTTCACAGTGTTCAAAAGGAAGGTCCTCACTGGACTTGCAGCTCTCATTATCCATCAAATTATGAAAAAGAATGGAAGCAATTCCTGATTTTAAAGATGAACATCCTGGGACTTGTCATTCCATTTGTCATTATGATCTTCTGCTACATagaaattataaaaatattactgaGACGTAGGAATGAGAAAAAACACAAGGCAGTCAGACTTATTTTTATCCTAATGattgtttattttctcttctgGGCACCATACAACATCATTGTTCTCCTGTACACTTTTCAAGATTCATTTTCCCTAAATAACTGTAAGAGCAGCAGTCAGTTGGAGCTAGCAATCCAAGTGACAGAAGCGATTGCAATGTTCCACTCTTGTGTCAACCCCGTGATCTATGCCTTCGCTGGTGAAAAATTTCGGAAATATCTTTATACCTCTTTCCAAAAAGACATTTCAATCTACCTCTGCAAACCGTGTCCAGCTCTTCATGGTGATAAATTAGAACGGGTTAGCTCCACATACACCCCATCCACTGCAGAGCATGATATCTCCATTGGTTTGTAA